A genomic region of Gossypium hirsutum isolate 1008001.06 chromosome D01, Gossypium_hirsutum_v2.1, whole genome shotgun sequence contains the following coding sequences:
- the LOC107922310 gene encoding VPS35 endosomal protein-sorting factor-like isoform X4, producing the protein MEFRPRNYVAEEQSHSLPRSRADIHPFSSSSPQPILRQVDDNEENRNNEEFFDPLRAPDSKASVETVDGHDFESSSNGNDDSFPVQTKEWTSFKRFLMQRFPVSKMISVSSMSNTIVRSGKAHEKSSSSTHLEELDDPQKFSEMDTKVITQQEYVSRLHELKDEINRAWHSEDRVKSLKLSIKVSRLLMDTSVSNFYPTLFVLVTDVLNMLGDMVWERIRQKAEFAEDGARLCSLRENFRASDVPIDAKETCYNWFCKVGSIRELLPRIYLELAIFPCWRFLIEQPAESLQRLVMMTRGIGDPLASAYCRLYIAHHAQKLPSHDTGYLITCLNDITLIFTRISSTKESAHGCFADSKRSLISLMEPSVEFIMKCILNDASQRRAGKVLVELGLGRSQEELFGGSPCVSIVLHHLLKELPIDIVSFHAVDILHLIKCSNDNSYDQCLNYRLVGLRLSEQISQIGSVEAVVNEVIQVVSEYGLDEYLKVVDAYLDIVLQNQMDDHLKTILEGISKLASDKVLAEDELASLQSILVKLLSHFKDLEHVFSLNHFLQILDMMHGNSRGIVNMHILDMATRNGYVHDPTTIQLLFEISQALHSDTDLVNMKNDDNQQQARLISRFVRMVDHGVEYERHLAFLMECRGALGSIIELKEILVHSSNCLATKALKDGKKHTAFVKTCIAFSEITIPSIPGHIKQLNLYLGTAEVALLGGLVSHSDGLIDSAINCLQSSDWMEGSRTLDSDGMLSSIRKLCSLLIMVPGNPEVGILHIPKSILLIIHSRSWSPRLKARILCAIISLSATLSQERLPYHADHPEIMGNDLLFFGDSSYVRELLSLTESVLQNLVDVIEQEPSRAARGSLSLEACNCIASSFKINEHVLSVCLKLIETAKLCLNAKDKYLTSTISFLDKNLPAAAVSSSIAI; encoded by the exons ATGGAGTTCAGACCTCGAAACTACGTCGCAGAAGAGCAGTCCCACTCGCTTCCTCGATCACGCGCCGATATCCACCCTTTCTCTTCCTCCTCTCCTCAGCCTATCCTCCGCCAG GTTGATGATAACGAGGAAAATAGAAACAACGAGGAGTTCTTTGATCCGCTTAGAGCACCTGATTCTAAGGCATCGGTTGAAACTGTCGACGGACACGATTTTGAGAGTAGTTCTAATGGAAACGACGATTCTTTCCCAGTTCAAACAAAGGAGTGGACCTCTTTTAAGAGATTCTTAATGCAGAGATTTCCTGTTTCCAAAATGATTTCAGTTTCTTCT ATGTCCAATACAATAGTGAGAAGTGGAAAAG CACATGAGAAATCTTCAAGTAGCACACATCTGGAAGAACTGGATGATCCACAAAAATTTTCAGAGATGGATACCAAGGTTATCACTCAGCAGGAATATGTATCACGATTACATGAactgaaagatgaaataaatcgTGCTTGGCACAGTGAAGATCGTGTAAAATCTTTGAAGTTATCTATAAAG GTTTCAAGGCTTCTAATGGATACATCAGTTTCAAATTTTTATCCAACATTGTTTGTCCTAGTTACGGATGTACTGAACATGCTTGGGGACATGGTATGGGAACGCATTAGGCAGAAAGCTGAATTTGCTGAAGATGGAGCCAGACTTTGCTCCTTGAGAG AGAATTTTAGAGCAAGTGATGTTCCTATTGATGCCAAGGAAACTTGCTATAACTGGTTTTGCAAGGTTGGCTCCATTCGAGAACTTCTTCCACGAAT TTATTTGGAGCTGGCTATCTTCCCTTGTTGGCGTTTTCTGATTGAACAACCAGCAGAGTCTCTTCAGCGCCTCGTCATGATGACTAGAGGGATAGGAGATCCGTTAGCATCTGCCTATTGTCGCCTGTATATTGCCCATCATGCACAGAAGTTGCCCTCACATGATACAG GATATCTAATTACATGTCTTAATGACATCACACTCATATTTACACGGATATCATCAACAAAGGAATCTGCACATGGATGTTTCGCTGACAGTAAGAGGTCACTTATCAGTCTGATGGAACCATCTGTTGAGTTTATTATGAAATGCATATTAAATGATGCATCTCAG AGGCGGGCAGGGAAAGTACTTGTTGAGCTTGGACTAGGGAGAAGTCAGGAGGAATTGTTTGGTGGTTCCCCATGTGTCTCAATTGTACTTCATCATTTACTGAAGGAACTTCCTATTGACATTGTTAGCTTTCATGCTGTGGATATCCTTCATCTTATTAAGTGCAGCAATGATAACTCCTATGATCAG TGTTTGAATTATAGGTTGGTTGGACTCAGGCTGTCTGAACAGATATCTCAAATTGGCAGTGTTGAGGCTGTTGTCAATGAAGTTATTCAG GTGGTTTCTGAATATGGGCTTGATGAGTACCTGAAGGTTGTAGATGCTTATCTTGATATTGTTCTTCAAAATCAGATG GATGACCATCTAAAGACTATTCTGGAAGGGATCTCAAAGTTGGCATCTGATAAAGTGTTAGCTGAAGATGAACTAGCAAGTTTGCAATCCATCTTGGTGAAGCTTCTTTCTCATTTTAAGGACTTGGAACATGTGTTTTCtttg AATCATTTTCTTCAGATCTTAGATATGATGCATGGGAACTCTCGGGGCATTGTCAATATGCATATACTTGATATGGCTACAAG GAATGGTTATGTACATGATCCAACAACCATACAGTTACTCTTTGAAATATCACAGGCTTTACATAGTGATACTGATCTTGTAAACATGAAAAATGATGATAACCAACAGCAAGCACGGCTGATTTCTCGTTTTGTCCGAATG GTAGATCATGGAGTAGAGTATGAACGACATTTAGCATTTCTTATGGAATGTCGTGGGGCCCTTGGTAGCATTATTGAACTCAAG GAAATTCTTGTTCATTCTAGTAATTGTTTAGCTACAAAAGCTCTAAAAGATGGGAAAAAGCATACTGCTTTTGTAAAGACTTGCATAGCATTTAGTGAAATCACAATTCCTTCTATTCCGGGTCACATTAAGCAATTAAATCTTTATCTTGGAACTGCTGAG GTTGCACTGTTAGGTGGTTTAGTTTCTCATTCTGATGGACTGATAGATTCAGCAATCAACTGTTTACAGAGTTCTGATTGGATGGAAG GCTCTCGAACACTTGATTCTGATGGGATGCTTTCCTCCATTCGAAAATTATGCAGCCTCTTGATTATGGTTCCAG GTAATCCTGAAGTAGGAATTTTGCATATTCCAAAGAGTATATTATTGATCATTCATTCCCGGTCATG GTCTCCAAGACTGAAGGCAAGAATATTATGCGCAATAATTTCTTTATCAGCTACACTTTCTCAAGAAAGGCTCCCATACCATGCAGATCATCCAGAG ATTATGGGCaatgatttgttattttttggtGATTCATCTTATGTGCGTGAACTTCTCTCATTGACGGAATCTGTTCTTCAAAACCTTGTTGACGTTATTGAGCAAGAGCCTTCCCGG GCTGCCCGTGGAAGC
- the LOC107922310 gene encoding VPS35 endosomal protein-sorting factor-like isoform X3, with amino-acid sequence MEFRPRNYVAEEQSHSLPRSRADIHPFSSSSPQPILRQVDDNEENRNNEEFFDPLRAPDSKASVETVDGHDFESSSNGNDDSFPVQTKEWTSFKRFLMQRFPVSKMISVSSMSNTIVRSGKAHEKSSSSTHLEELDDPQKFSEMDTKVITQQEYVSRLHELKDEINRAWHSEDRVKSLKLSIKVSRLLMDTSVSNFYPTLFVLVTDVLNMLGDMVWERIRQKAEFAEDGARLCSLRAENFRASDVPIDAKETCYNWFCKVGSIRELLPRIYLELAIFPCWRFLIEQPAESLQRLVMMTRGIGDPLASAYCRLYIAHHAQKLPSHDTGYLITCLNDITLIFTRISSTKESAHGCFADSKRSLISLMEPSVEFIMKCILNDASQRRAGKVLVELGLGRSQEELFGGSPCVSIVLHHLLKELPIDIVSFHAVDILHLIKCSNDNSYDQCLNYRLVGLRLSEQISQIGSVEAVVNEVIQVVSEYGLDEYLKVVDAYLDIVLQNQMDDHLKTILEGISKLASDKVLAEDELASLQSILVKLLSHFKDLEHVFSLNHFLQILDMMHGNSRGIVNMHILDMATRNGYVHDPTTIQLLFEISQALHSDTDLVNMKNDDNQQQARLISRFVRMVDHGVEYERHLAFLMECRGALGSIIELKEILVHSSNCLATKALKDGKKHTAFVKTCIAFSEITIPSIPGHIKQLNLYLGTAEVALLGGLVSHSDGLIDSAINCLQSSDWMEGSRTLDSDGMLSSIRKLCSLLIMVPGNPEVGILHIPKSILLIIHSRSWSPRLKARILCAIISLSATLSQERLPYHADHPEIMGNDLLFFGDSSYVRELLSLTESVLQNLVDVIEQEPSRAARGSLSLEACNCIASSFKINEHVLSVCLKLIETAKLCLNAKDKYLTSTISFLDKNLPAAAVSSSIAI; translated from the exons ATGGAGTTCAGACCTCGAAACTACGTCGCAGAAGAGCAGTCCCACTCGCTTCCTCGATCACGCGCCGATATCCACCCTTTCTCTTCCTCCTCTCCTCAGCCTATCCTCCGCCAG GTTGATGATAACGAGGAAAATAGAAACAACGAGGAGTTCTTTGATCCGCTTAGAGCACCTGATTCTAAGGCATCGGTTGAAACTGTCGACGGACACGATTTTGAGAGTAGTTCTAATGGAAACGACGATTCTTTCCCAGTTCAAACAAAGGAGTGGACCTCTTTTAAGAGATTCTTAATGCAGAGATTTCCTGTTTCCAAAATGATTTCAGTTTCTTCT ATGTCCAATACAATAGTGAGAAGTGGAAAAG CACATGAGAAATCTTCAAGTAGCACACATCTGGAAGAACTGGATGATCCACAAAAATTTTCAGAGATGGATACCAAGGTTATCACTCAGCAGGAATATGTATCACGATTACATGAactgaaagatgaaataaatcgTGCTTGGCACAGTGAAGATCGTGTAAAATCTTTGAAGTTATCTATAAAG GTTTCAAGGCTTCTAATGGATACATCAGTTTCAAATTTTTATCCAACATTGTTTGTCCTAGTTACGGATGTACTGAACATGCTTGGGGACATGGTATGGGAACGCATTAGGCAGAAAGCTGAATTTGCTGAAGATGGAGCCAGACTTTGCTCCTTGAGAG CAGAGAATTTTAGAGCAAGTGATGTTCCTATTGATGCCAAGGAAACTTGCTATAACTGGTTTTGCAAGGTTGGCTCCATTCGAGAACTTCTTCCACGAAT TTATTTGGAGCTGGCTATCTTCCCTTGTTGGCGTTTTCTGATTGAACAACCAGCAGAGTCTCTTCAGCGCCTCGTCATGATGACTAGAGGGATAGGAGATCCGTTAGCATCTGCCTATTGTCGCCTGTATATTGCCCATCATGCACAGAAGTTGCCCTCACATGATACAG GATATCTAATTACATGTCTTAATGACATCACACTCATATTTACACGGATATCATCAACAAAGGAATCTGCACATGGATGTTTCGCTGACAGTAAGAGGTCACTTATCAGTCTGATGGAACCATCTGTTGAGTTTATTATGAAATGCATATTAAATGATGCATCTCAG AGGCGGGCAGGGAAAGTACTTGTTGAGCTTGGACTAGGGAGAAGTCAGGAGGAATTGTTTGGTGGTTCCCCATGTGTCTCAATTGTACTTCATCATTTACTGAAGGAACTTCCTATTGACATTGTTAGCTTTCATGCTGTGGATATCCTTCATCTTATTAAGTGCAGCAATGATAACTCCTATGATCAG TGTTTGAATTATAGGTTGGTTGGACTCAGGCTGTCTGAACAGATATCTCAAATTGGCAGTGTTGAGGCTGTTGTCAATGAAGTTATTCAG GTGGTTTCTGAATATGGGCTTGATGAGTACCTGAAGGTTGTAGATGCTTATCTTGATATTGTTCTTCAAAATCAGATG GATGACCATCTAAAGACTATTCTGGAAGGGATCTCAAAGTTGGCATCTGATAAAGTGTTAGCTGAAGATGAACTAGCAAGTTTGCAATCCATCTTGGTGAAGCTTCTTTCTCATTTTAAGGACTTGGAACATGTGTTTTCtttg AATCATTTTCTTCAGATCTTAGATATGATGCATGGGAACTCTCGGGGCATTGTCAATATGCATATACTTGATATGGCTACAAG GAATGGTTATGTACATGATCCAACAACCATACAGTTACTCTTTGAAATATCACAGGCTTTACATAGTGATACTGATCTTGTAAACATGAAAAATGATGATAACCAACAGCAAGCACGGCTGATTTCTCGTTTTGTCCGAATG GTAGATCATGGAGTAGAGTATGAACGACATTTAGCATTTCTTATGGAATGTCGTGGGGCCCTTGGTAGCATTATTGAACTCAAG GAAATTCTTGTTCATTCTAGTAATTGTTTAGCTACAAAAGCTCTAAAAGATGGGAAAAAGCATACTGCTTTTGTAAAGACTTGCATAGCATTTAGTGAAATCACAATTCCTTCTATTCCGGGTCACATTAAGCAATTAAATCTTTATCTTGGAACTGCTGAG GTTGCACTGTTAGGTGGTTTAGTTTCTCATTCTGATGGACTGATAGATTCAGCAATCAACTGTTTACAGAGTTCTGATTGGATGGAAG GCTCTCGAACACTTGATTCTGATGGGATGCTTTCCTCCATTCGAAAATTATGCAGCCTCTTGATTATGGTTCCAG GTAATCCTGAAGTAGGAATTTTGCATATTCCAAAGAGTATATTATTGATCATTCATTCCCGGTCATG GTCTCCAAGACTGAAGGCAAGAATATTATGCGCAATAATTTCTTTATCAGCTACACTTTCTCAAGAAAGGCTCCCATACCATGCAGATCATCCAGAG ATTATGGGCaatgatttgttattttttggtGATTCATCTTATGTGCGTGAACTTCTCTCATTGACGGAATCTGTTCTTCAAAACCTTGTTGACGTTATTGAGCAAGAGCCTTCCCGG GCTGCCCGTGGAAGC
- the LOC107922310 gene encoding VPS35 endosomal protein-sorting factor-like isoform X1, translating to MEFRPRNYVAEEQSHSLPRSRADIHPFSSSSPQPILRQVDDNEENRNNEEFFDPLRAPDSKASVETVDGHDFESSSNGNDDSFPVQTKEWTSFKRFLMQRFPVSKMISVSSTFFFSQMSNTIVRSGKAHEKSSSSTHLEELDDPQKFSEMDTKVITQQEYVSRLHELKDEINRAWHSEDRVKSLKLSIKVSRLLMDTSVSNFYPTLFVLVTDVLNMLGDMVWERIRQKAEFAEDGARLCSLRAENFRASDVPIDAKETCYNWFCKVGSIRELLPRIYLELAIFPCWRFLIEQPAESLQRLVMMTRGIGDPLASAYCRLYIAHHAQKLPSHDTGYLITCLNDITLIFTRISSTKESAHGCFADSKRSLISLMEPSVEFIMKCILNDASQRRAGKVLVELGLGRSQEELFGGSPCVSIVLHHLLKELPIDIVSFHAVDILHLIKCSNDNSYDQCLNYRLVGLRLSEQISQIGSVEAVVNEVIQVVSEYGLDEYLKVVDAYLDIVLQNQMDDHLKTILEGISKLASDKVLAEDELASLQSILVKLLSHFKDLEHVFSLNHFLQILDMMHGNSRGIVNMHILDMATRNGYVHDPTTIQLLFEISQALHSDTDLVNMKNDDNQQQARLISRFVRMVDHGVEYERHLAFLMECRGALGSIIELKEILVHSSNCLATKALKDGKKHTAFVKTCIAFSEITIPSIPGHIKQLNLYLGTAEVALLGGLVSHSDGLIDSAINCLQSSDWMEGSRTLDSDGMLSSIRKLCSLLIMVPGNPEVGILHIPKSILLIIHSRSWSPRLKARILCAIISLSATLSQERLPYHADHPEIMGNDLLFFGDSSYVRELLSLTESVLQNLVDVIEQEPSRAARGSLSLEACNCIASSFKINEHVLSVCLKLIETAKLCLNAKDKYLTSTISFLDKNLPAAAVSSSIAI from the exons ATGGAGTTCAGACCTCGAAACTACGTCGCAGAAGAGCAGTCCCACTCGCTTCCTCGATCACGCGCCGATATCCACCCTTTCTCTTCCTCCTCTCCTCAGCCTATCCTCCGCCAG GTTGATGATAACGAGGAAAATAGAAACAACGAGGAGTTCTTTGATCCGCTTAGAGCACCTGATTCTAAGGCATCGGTTGAAACTGTCGACGGACACGATTTTGAGAGTAGTTCTAATGGAAACGACGATTCTTTCCCAGTTCAAACAAAGGAGTGGACCTCTTTTAAGAGATTCTTAATGCAGAGATTTCCTGTTTCCAAAATGATTTCAGTTTCTTCT ACATTCTTCTTCTCACAGATGTCCAATACAATAGTGAGAAGTGGAAAAG CACATGAGAAATCTTCAAGTAGCACACATCTGGAAGAACTGGATGATCCACAAAAATTTTCAGAGATGGATACCAAGGTTATCACTCAGCAGGAATATGTATCACGATTACATGAactgaaagatgaaataaatcgTGCTTGGCACAGTGAAGATCGTGTAAAATCTTTGAAGTTATCTATAAAG GTTTCAAGGCTTCTAATGGATACATCAGTTTCAAATTTTTATCCAACATTGTTTGTCCTAGTTACGGATGTACTGAACATGCTTGGGGACATGGTATGGGAACGCATTAGGCAGAAAGCTGAATTTGCTGAAGATGGAGCCAGACTTTGCTCCTTGAGAG CAGAGAATTTTAGAGCAAGTGATGTTCCTATTGATGCCAAGGAAACTTGCTATAACTGGTTTTGCAAGGTTGGCTCCATTCGAGAACTTCTTCCACGAAT TTATTTGGAGCTGGCTATCTTCCCTTGTTGGCGTTTTCTGATTGAACAACCAGCAGAGTCTCTTCAGCGCCTCGTCATGATGACTAGAGGGATAGGAGATCCGTTAGCATCTGCCTATTGTCGCCTGTATATTGCCCATCATGCACAGAAGTTGCCCTCACATGATACAG GATATCTAATTACATGTCTTAATGACATCACACTCATATTTACACGGATATCATCAACAAAGGAATCTGCACATGGATGTTTCGCTGACAGTAAGAGGTCACTTATCAGTCTGATGGAACCATCTGTTGAGTTTATTATGAAATGCATATTAAATGATGCATCTCAG AGGCGGGCAGGGAAAGTACTTGTTGAGCTTGGACTAGGGAGAAGTCAGGAGGAATTGTTTGGTGGTTCCCCATGTGTCTCAATTGTACTTCATCATTTACTGAAGGAACTTCCTATTGACATTGTTAGCTTTCATGCTGTGGATATCCTTCATCTTATTAAGTGCAGCAATGATAACTCCTATGATCAG TGTTTGAATTATAGGTTGGTTGGACTCAGGCTGTCTGAACAGATATCTCAAATTGGCAGTGTTGAGGCTGTTGTCAATGAAGTTATTCAG GTGGTTTCTGAATATGGGCTTGATGAGTACCTGAAGGTTGTAGATGCTTATCTTGATATTGTTCTTCAAAATCAGATG GATGACCATCTAAAGACTATTCTGGAAGGGATCTCAAAGTTGGCATCTGATAAAGTGTTAGCTGAAGATGAACTAGCAAGTTTGCAATCCATCTTGGTGAAGCTTCTTTCTCATTTTAAGGACTTGGAACATGTGTTTTCtttg AATCATTTTCTTCAGATCTTAGATATGATGCATGGGAACTCTCGGGGCATTGTCAATATGCATATACTTGATATGGCTACAAG GAATGGTTATGTACATGATCCAACAACCATACAGTTACTCTTTGAAATATCACAGGCTTTACATAGTGATACTGATCTTGTAAACATGAAAAATGATGATAACCAACAGCAAGCACGGCTGATTTCTCGTTTTGTCCGAATG GTAGATCATGGAGTAGAGTATGAACGACATTTAGCATTTCTTATGGAATGTCGTGGGGCCCTTGGTAGCATTATTGAACTCAAG GAAATTCTTGTTCATTCTAGTAATTGTTTAGCTACAAAAGCTCTAAAAGATGGGAAAAAGCATACTGCTTTTGTAAAGACTTGCATAGCATTTAGTGAAATCACAATTCCTTCTATTCCGGGTCACATTAAGCAATTAAATCTTTATCTTGGAACTGCTGAG GTTGCACTGTTAGGTGGTTTAGTTTCTCATTCTGATGGACTGATAGATTCAGCAATCAACTGTTTACAGAGTTCTGATTGGATGGAAG GCTCTCGAACACTTGATTCTGATGGGATGCTTTCCTCCATTCGAAAATTATGCAGCCTCTTGATTATGGTTCCAG GTAATCCTGAAGTAGGAATTTTGCATATTCCAAAGAGTATATTATTGATCATTCATTCCCGGTCATG GTCTCCAAGACTGAAGGCAAGAATATTATGCGCAATAATTTCTTTATCAGCTACACTTTCTCAAGAAAGGCTCCCATACCATGCAGATCATCCAGAG ATTATGGGCaatgatttgttattttttggtGATTCATCTTATGTGCGTGAACTTCTCTCATTGACGGAATCTGTTCTTCAAAACCTTGTTGACGTTATTGAGCAAGAGCCTTCCCGG GCTGCCCGTGGAAGC
- the LOC107922310 gene encoding VPS35 endosomal protein-sorting factor-like isoform X2: MEFRPRNYVAEEQSHSLPRSRADIHPFSSSSPQPILRQVDDNEENRNNEEFFDPLRAPDSKASVETVDGHDFESSSNGNDDSFPVQTKEWTSFKRFLMQRFPVSKMISVSSTFFFSQMSNTIVRSGKAHEKSSSSTHLEELDDPQKFSEMDTKVITQQEYVSRLHELKDEINRAWHSEDRVKSLKLSIKVSRLLMDTSVSNFYPTLFVLVTDVLNMLGDMVWERIRQKAEFAEDGARLCSLRENFRASDVPIDAKETCYNWFCKVGSIRELLPRIYLELAIFPCWRFLIEQPAESLQRLVMMTRGIGDPLASAYCRLYIAHHAQKLPSHDTGYLITCLNDITLIFTRISSTKESAHGCFADSKRSLISLMEPSVEFIMKCILNDASQRRAGKVLVELGLGRSQEELFGGSPCVSIVLHHLLKELPIDIVSFHAVDILHLIKCSNDNSYDQCLNYRLVGLRLSEQISQIGSVEAVVNEVIQVVSEYGLDEYLKVVDAYLDIVLQNQMDDHLKTILEGISKLASDKVLAEDELASLQSILVKLLSHFKDLEHVFSLNHFLQILDMMHGNSRGIVNMHILDMATRNGYVHDPTTIQLLFEISQALHSDTDLVNMKNDDNQQQARLISRFVRMVDHGVEYERHLAFLMECRGALGSIIELKEILVHSSNCLATKALKDGKKHTAFVKTCIAFSEITIPSIPGHIKQLNLYLGTAEVALLGGLVSHSDGLIDSAINCLQSSDWMEGSRTLDSDGMLSSIRKLCSLLIMVPGNPEVGILHIPKSILLIIHSRSWSPRLKARILCAIISLSATLSQERLPYHADHPEIMGNDLLFFGDSSYVRELLSLTESVLQNLVDVIEQEPSRAARGSLSLEACNCIASSFKINEHVLSVCLKLIETAKLCLNAKDKYLTSTISFLDKNLPAAAVSSSIAI, encoded by the exons ATGGAGTTCAGACCTCGAAACTACGTCGCAGAAGAGCAGTCCCACTCGCTTCCTCGATCACGCGCCGATATCCACCCTTTCTCTTCCTCCTCTCCTCAGCCTATCCTCCGCCAG GTTGATGATAACGAGGAAAATAGAAACAACGAGGAGTTCTTTGATCCGCTTAGAGCACCTGATTCTAAGGCATCGGTTGAAACTGTCGACGGACACGATTTTGAGAGTAGTTCTAATGGAAACGACGATTCTTTCCCAGTTCAAACAAAGGAGTGGACCTCTTTTAAGAGATTCTTAATGCAGAGATTTCCTGTTTCCAAAATGATTTCAGTTTCTTCT ACATTCTTCTTCTCACAGATGTCCAATACAATAGTGAGAAGTGGAAAAG CACATGAGAAATCTTCAAGTAGCACACATCTGGAAGAACTGGATGATCCACAAAAATTTTCAGAGATGGATACCAAGGTTATCACTCAGCAGGAATATGTATCACGATTACATGAactgaaagatgaaataaatcgTGCTTGGCACAGTGAAGATCGTGTAAAATCTTTGAAGTTATCTATAAAG GTTTCAAGGCTTCTAATGGATACATCAGTTTCAAATTTTTATCCAACATTGTTTGTCCTAGTTACGGATGTACTGAACATGCTTGGGGACATGGTATGGGAACGCATTAGGCAGAAAGCTGAATTTGCTGAAGATGGAGCCAGACTTTGCTCCTTGAGAG AGAATTTTAGAGCAAGTGATGTTCCTATTGATGCCAAGGAAACTTGCTATAACTGGTTTTGCAAGGTTGGCTCCATTCGAGAACTTCTTCCACGAAT TTATTTGGAGCTGGCTATCTTCCCTTGTTGGCGTTTTCTGATTGAACAACCAGCAGAGTCTCTTCAGCGCCTCGTCATGATGACTAGAGGGATAGGAGATCCGTTAGCATCTGCCTATTGTCGCCTGTATATTGCCCATCATGCACAGAAGTTGCCCTCACATGATACAG GATATCTAATTACATGTCTTAATGACATCACACTCATATTTACACGGATATCATCAACAAAGGAATCTGCACATGGATGTTTCGCTGACAGTAAGAGGTCACTTATCAGTCTGATGGAACCATCTGTTGAGTTTATTATGAAATGCATATTAAATGATGCATCTCAG AGGCGGGCAGGGAAAGTACTTGTTGAGCTTGGACTAGGGAGAAGTCAGGAGGAATTGTTTGGTGGTTCCCCATGTGTCTCAATTGTACTTCATCATTTACTGAAGGAACTTCCTATTGACATTGTTAGCTTTCATGCTGTGGATATCCTTCATCTTATTAAGTGCAGCAATGATAACTCCTATGATCAG TGTTTGAATTATAGGTTGGTTGGACTCAGGCTGTCTGAACAGATATCTCAAATTGGCAGTGTTGAGGCTGTTGTCAATGAAGTTATTCAG GTGGTTTCTGAATATGGGCTTGATGAGTACCTGAAGGTTGTAGATGCTTATCTTGATATTGTTCTTCAAAATCAGATG GATGACCATCTAAAGACTATTCTGGAAGGGATCTCAAAGTTGGCATCTGATAAAGTGTTAGCTGAAGATGAACTAGCAAGTTTGCAATCCATCTTGGTGAAGCTTCTTTCTCATTTTAAGGACTTGGAACATGTGTTTTCtttg AATCATTTTCTTCAGATCTTAGATATGATGCATGGGAACTCTCGGGGCATTGTCAATATGCATATACTTGATATGGCTACAAG GAATGGTTATGTACATGATCCAACAACCATACAGTTACTCTTTGAAATATCACAGGCTTTACATAGTGATACTGATCTTGTAAACATGAAAAATGATGATAACCAACAGCAAGCACGGCTGATTTCTCGTTTTGTCCGAATG GTAGATCATGGAGTAGAGTATGAACGACATTTAGCATTTCTTATGGAATGTCGTGGGGCCCTTGGTAGCATTATTGAACTCAAG GAAATTCTTGTTCATTCTAGTAATTGTTTAGCTACAAAAGCTCTAAAAGATGGGAAAAAGCATACTGCTTTTGTAAAGACTTGCATAGCATTTAGTGAAATCACAATTCCTTCTATTCCGGGTCACATTAAGCAATTAAATCTTTATCTTGGAACTGCTGAG GTTGCACTGTTAGGTGGTTTAGTTTCTCATTCTGATGGACTGATAGATTCAGCAATCAACTGTTTACAGAGTTCTGATTGGATGGAAG GCTCTCGAACACTTGATTCTGATGGGATGCTTTCCTCCATTCGAAAATTATGCAGCCTCTTGATTATGGTTCCAG GTAATCCTGAAGTAGGAATTTTGCATATTCCAAAGAGTATATTATTGATCATTCATTCCCGGTCATG GTCTCCAAGACTGAAGGCAAGAATATTATGCGCAATAATTTCTTTATCAGCTACACTTTCTCAAGAAAGGCTCCCATACCATGCAGATCATCCAGAG ATTATGGGCaatgatttgttattttttggtGATTCATCTTATGTGCGTGAACTTCTCTCATTGACGGAATCTGTTCTTCAAAACCTTGTTGACGTTATTGAGCAAGAGCCTTCCCGG GCTGCCCGTGGAAGC